One part of the Bombus terrestris chromosome 13, iyBomTerr1.2, whole genome shotgun sequence genome encodes these proteins:
- the LOC100650659 gene encoding ribosomal oxygenase 1 produces the protein MLKCQEPASAFAMYAMKRKNAELSSNSKRLKRKHSLPEKRGGLKNNAHLKTRRKPKQVPMHKSVQEINKTPRTLNKIQNVNGKDNLISKKTNSSVPSKKNKSIQKPIHKEDKKMAIIPSSKKVESKKKLRNPVLMVNSGVAKMKQIKQKQQKQIKSKRLIKKNTRETAYVNCNITEENHENPLITSRSMFEWLIHPMKVEDFFENNWEKTPVHVKRNFHKYYKLLMSTPMLDKILRESYILFTKNIDITSYENGIRETHNPVGRAIPSVVWDYYMNGCSVRMLNPQTYIPKLHSLNATLQEFFGCFVGANSYLTPPNSQGFAPHYDDIEAFILQIEGKKRWRLYKPRNENEYLPRYSSKNFSQSEIGEPILDTVVNAGDLLYFPRGTIHQGETIDNTHSLHITLSVYQKNSWGDFLEKLLPNALTTAIESDSEFRKGLPIDYLRQCGFAYSDIQNSAKDEFKERIKHLFNKLIEYIDIDKAADLMAKNHIHDCLPPVISENEQECSAVQDGEKMIENGIVENRVEIEPDTRIRLLRSHCIRLIKEDETFRIYYTSENSKEYHEYEPQFLEVGEEFVPAIRDMILRYPDFIRVEDLPIDSEDNKIQIVKDLWEKCLLVTENPLCILE, from the exons aTGCTTAAATGTCAGGAACCAGCATCTGCATTTGCAATGTATGCTATGAAACGTAAAAATGCAGAATTATCATCGAATTCAAAGAGATTAAAGAGAAAACATAGTCTTCCAGAAAAACGAGGAGGTTTAAAAAATAATGCACATTTGAAAACACGAAGAAAGCCAAAACAAGTACCTATGCATAAAAGTGTTCAAGAGATAAACAAGACTCCAAGAacgttaaataaaattcaaaatgtaaATGGAAAGGATAATCTAATATCTAAAAAGACTAATTCTTCTGTGCCTTctaagaaaaataaatcaattcAAAAACCCATAcataaagaagataaaaaaatggCTATAATTCCTAGTTCAAAGAAAGTTGaatcaaaaaaaaaattaagaaatcctGTTTTAATGGTAAATAGCGGTGTTGCAAAAATGAAACAGATTAAACAGAAGCAACAGAAACAAATTAAAAGCAAAAGATTGATAAAAAAGAATACTCGAGAGACTGCTTATGTCAATTGTAACATAACTGAAGAAAATCATGAGAATCCACTAATAACAAGTCGCTCAATGTTTGAATGGTTAATACATCCTATGAAAGTAGAAGACTTTTTTGA AAATAATTGGGAAAAGACACCAGTCCATGTAAAgagaaattttcataaatattataaattgctTATGTCCACTCCAATGTTGGATAAAATATTAAGGgaatcttatattttatttacgaaaaatattgatattaccTCGTATGAAAATGGTATAAGAGAAACGCATAATCCTGTTGGCCGTGCAATTCCAAGCGTTGTTTGGGACTATTATATGAATGGATGTTCTGTTAGAATGTTAAATCCACAAACATACATACCAAAGTTACATTCCTTAAATG CCACGTTACAGGAATTTTTTGGCTGCTTTGTTGGTGCAAATTCCTATTTAACACCCCCTAATAGTCAAGGATTTGCTCCACATTATGATGATATCGAAGCCTTTATATTACAGATTGAAGGTAAAAAGAGATGGAGATTGTACAAACCACGGAATGAAAATGAATACTTGCCAAGGTATTCCTCGAAGAATTTCTCACAATCTGAGATTGGTGAACCTATATTAGATACAGTTGTAAATGCAGGAGATTTGTTATATTTTCCACGAGGAACAATTCATCAAGGTGAAACTATTGACAATACACATAGTCTCCATATTACATTAAGTGTTTACCAAAAAAACAGTTGGGGTGACTTTTTGGAGAAGTTACTTCCAAATGCATTAACAACTGCTATAGAATCAGATAGTGAATTTCGAAAGGGATTACCTATTGATTACCTGAGACAATGTGGATTTGCATATTCTGATATTCAGAACAGTGCCAAGGACGAATTCAAGGAaagaataaaacatttatttaataaattaatagaatatattGACATAGATAAAGCTGCAGATTTAATGGCAAAAAATCATATTCATGACTGTTTACCACCTGTTATTTCTGAAAATGAACAGGAATGCTCTGCTGTTCAAGATGGTGAAAAGATGATTGAAAATGGAATTGTTGAAAACAGGGTAGAGATAGAACCTGATACTAGAATTCGATTATTAAGGTCTCATTGTATAAG gTTAATTAAAGAGGATGAGACATTTAGGATATATTATACGAGTGAAAATTCTAAAGAATATCACGAGTATGAACCACAATTTTTAGAAGTTGGTGAAGAATTTGTACCTGCTATTCGTGATATGATATTGCGATATCCTGACTTTATACGCGTAGAAGATTTACCAATTGATAGTGAAGATAATAAG aTACAGATAGTTAAAGATCTTTGGGAAAAATGTCTTCTTGTAACAGAAA